The Henckelia pumila isolate YLH828 chromosome 2, ASM3356847v2, whole genome shotgun sequence genome includes a window with the following:
- the LOC140877268 gene encoding uncharacterized protein, with translation MATDPSAKVTPPYVTPPPPPPVTPPPPVVTAPAVSNAHAEKPEKFSGTEFKIMQQKMLFYLKTLHLARFLKEVVAVSAPNADTQARSAFDAWSHSDILCRNYILNGLDNTLYNVYSATKTAKKLWESLEKKYKTEDAGTKKFVVEKFLEFKMVDTKTVISQVQEFQIILHDIMAEGMMISESFQVAAIIEKLPPLWKDFKYYLKHKRKEMGLEDLIVRLRIEEDNRKSENKAGKIPMEAKANLVEPNAMKKRKHFGKDVKQGKNKKWKGTCWNCGKTNHKAKDCRLPKKDNQYRANVVQHKSVPIDLSEIDLSAVVFEANMVDHPRE, from the coding sequence ATGGCTACTGATCCTTCTGCCAAAGTCACGCCGCCCTATGTTACGCCCCCACCACCGCCCCCTGTTACGCCACCGCCACCGGTTGTCACGGCCCCTGCTGTTTCTAATGCACATGCCGAGAAACCTGAGAAGTTCTCCGGTACTGAATTCAAAATAATGCAACAAAAGATGTTGTTTTACCTTAAGACACTTCATCTGGCAAGGTTTTTGAAGGAAGTGGTTGCTGTTTCGGCACCAAATGCTGACACACAAGCAAGATCTGCATTTGATGCATGGTCTCATAGTGACATCTTGTGCCGGAACTATATACTGAATGGGTTGGATAATACGTTGTACAACGTATACTCTGCAACCAAGACTGCTAAAAAACTATGGGAATCCTTGGAGAAAAAGTATAAGACCGAGGATGCTGGCACAAAGAAATTTGTAGTCGAAAAGTTTCTTGAGTTCAAAATGGTTGATACCAAGACGGTGATTAGCCAAGTGCAAGAGTTCCAAATCATCCTCCATGATATAATGGCTGAAGGGATGATGATCAGTGAATCCTTCCAAGTTGCTGCTATAATCGAGAAGCTTCCTCCTTTATGGAAAGACTTCAAGTATTATTTGAAGCATAAACGCAAGGAAATGGGGCTCGAGGACTTGATAGTAAGGCTGCGAATTGAGGAAGACAATCGCAAGTCGGAGAACAAAGCTGGTAAGATACCTATGGAAGCGAAGGCAAATTTGGTGGAGCCAAACGCTATGAAGAAAAGAAAGCATTTTGGAAAAGATGTAAAGCAAGGGAAGAACAAGAAATGGAAAGGAACATGCTGGAACTGTGGGAAGACGAACCACAAGGCCAAGGATTGTCGCTTGCCGAAGAAGGACAATCAGTATCGAGCAAATGTTGTCCAACACAAATCTGTGCCTATTGACTTGTCTGAGATAGATCTGTCAGCAGTAGTCTTCGAGGCTAACATGGTTGATCATCCTAGAGAATGA